GAGTATACTGAGATTAAGCTATTTTTTACTTGATAGTATCGGAGACAGTGAGAAACATCTCAGGTAATACTTTGAAAACTggtttagtgtaaacaagatatGCACTCTCTGTGTATCTATTCTtatgtaattttattttgtacaaatTCATTTCAGTAAGGATCTTACTGAGGAAATAACACTCACATCACACttttttttggggaaatctcCATTTTCAGGGATGTAACAAAATCacctcttttttatttcatctactCAAATGGAAAGTAGTAAAAAATTGTTATGTGATATATAACGAAATATTATGGAcaaataattttacattttgtggCCACCTATAATGAGACCTGTTCCATTTGTTCAGTTTGTATATTCCAACAGCTCTTTGGGTTATTTGATTGTCTCTTGCTCCACCTGTCTGATCCTCCACACATCCTGATTGAGTGCAGCTACTGAGTTTGGCACCATCAGTCCTGCATAAATCCTTATCTTTTTCTCCTCAATCATATTACTTACTTCTCCTCCTGTAAGCCTTTCCCTCTGTTCTTTGCATCTTGTAAAGCATGGCCTACACAGGCTCTTCTCACATACCAGGTACATTTCCTCCTCTGGTTTAGATTTTTTCTGTAGCAGCGTCTCACCATCTTCCTGCACATACGATAGAGGATTTCGTTTCGTGTTTAATTTGGTGAGGTTTTGTAGGATATGCAGAAAGTCTGGTAGGTTGATGAAGAGGTTATCAAACAGGCAAAACTCTTGGAGACTGCCTAGAGCCACTAAAGTGGGAGGTAGGTTATCCAGCTTGTTCATCCCCAGATTGAGACACTTCAGACTGATAAGAGAACCCAGAGTGGAGGGTAAACCTCCCGAGGTTAGGAAATTGTTAGAGAGGTTGAGGTGGCTAAGCACCACCAGGTTACCGATTGACTCTGGCACAGACTCCAGTTTGTTGCTGTGCAGATCAAGCCATCGAAGTGATGAGAAATTCCCAAAGCTGTCCGGGAGTTTCCTAATCAGGTTGCGACTGAGGTCCAACTCATCGAAATTGGTGAGCTTGAGGAGACACTTTGGGAAGATGGTTATACCCATGTTGCTAAGGGTCAATCTGCGATGTCCATCTGGTGTCATCCGTATCTCCTTTTTGGCTATCTTGAGGGTGATCTTATTTCCTTTAACTTCCTTTCCTTTGGGCATGATACATATTTTGTCTTAGATTTTCAAGGACAAAATTAATCGAGCGATCTTGCCAACAGCTTTAGTTCCTATTAACTGGCCCTCAGCTTGAAGCCTCTGGCCCTGGTAATCCTATTTCACAAAATGTAGCTGAGTTGAAGGGAAAGATCAGGAATACAGCATTTGCGTTATGGTGCAAACctgaaaaataaagtttgtaGTATTATTAACTTCCACTCTGAGAAACAATGCTGCAAATGAGACCGAATCACAGGGTGTCGATCTTAGGCAAGATCAAAGAACATTCAATCTCTGAAGGAGAGATTCAAAGCTGTGAGTTATCCTTTGATAAGATGTTGCAGCCTTGTACGATTTTGCCTGGTTAAATTCCCAACTTACACAATGTGATGTACTACCATTTTCCGCACTGCCCACTGTTCAATTCCTGTTGATACCAGACTGTTACTCTCGGGTCCAACTTGATCTCCTCATAGTGTTTTCTCGttcttcaaactttttttttcagtctcACTGAAGTTTCAGTTAGCTTTTTAAATATCGTAAATAATATCTACTATACATATTTTGTGTATGGAATacattgttttttatgtatttttttattgtgttttgtgataGGCTCTAGTACTTTGAAAAAGtcaacagcagcacagaggacaTTATGTGGTACTGACCCAAATGCATTAGCAAGATCAAGGAAAATGACAGATCTCGCTTCTCCCACTTGGCTGATAGGATTTGGTGCCAGATCATGCTAGTGTGTTCTTAACGTCCAGAGAACCCTGGAATTCTAGCTTTTTGGACCAATGTATCCACCAGCTAGTTTTTACCAGATGGCTTGTCAGCCTTTGGCTATGATGCTAAAGATCAGCTGATATTGGCTGATGTTTGAGGATTCCTCCTCTTTTGGTATCAGTAATCCTCCAGCTCTGTGCCAAGCTTGGGGCGCCCTGCTCGCCTTAAGGTTGTCAGTTTGCTCTTGTTGTTCTCCTGCAGTATGTTAATTCCCCCATTCTGAACTTCCGAGGCTTTCTTCCACTGCTTTTTGAGCTGCCTCCTCGCTTGTACCAAGCGTTCTATTCCCAGGCGCCTGCTGGACTTGATTTCCATTTTTAGTGTTATTCGTTCTTTCAGTGTCACTCCAAAATGTTCCTTTATCTTTCAAGGATAGTGCTTAGGTCTGCATTGGTGGCCTCCCTCTCTGAAGCTCCTGGCCAGTTCAACTGTAAAGGTTTCATATCCCTTGTTGGTTTAATAGGCTGAGTGGACTCTATACCCTCCTACTGTCTGCTACTTCCTCTGTGCTAGAATAAACTTCCTCGGATACAAGAGGACTGATTTCCAGCGAACCTTGGGTTGAGCCATGTCGCTTGACTTTACTCGACTGAGAGTCCTTCTACTTTACTTGGTGTATTTTTAGGACCTTTGCCAATGTTATTTTCCTCAATCCATAAGATCACACCTGGCGCTTCTTGTCAGATTTTGTCACCATCACAAGGTCTTTCCCTTGTTCATAGCGGTAACTGGATGCATCCGGCTACAATTATTAGAATATCCGACTAGATGTTGAATAACCCTAGTACATTTGAGGGTATTATGTACAATTTAGGTTAGCAACAACCCGTAGATGTTATCAAGTGTAAGTTGTGTCATGTAAAAAGGAACTAAGTGTGTTTGaaacctatgtgtgtgtgtgtatacaacaTGTCCAAATATTATGACCTGAACTGCCAAATGGTCTTAACTGTTTATGACCTGAAAACTATCAGACCCTTTCACTATTTACTCCCCAAATAACTGAATGTATGGCTGCTTGTCTCTGAAGGAAACATATATGAATCAGTTGTCtctgtttagattcctctctcaACCtgcgcctacagaaccagtctgaactggttcTGAGAGATAGCCTtagtcctcctatataagatccttgcatttgactgtccaggatcttcactctgagatccttgtgacTCTCTGAGCTattcctttctgcagaaagcccctattaaaatacacaaaaacaaatatggtgttccagcctcttgtatttccagatGTCCATCACAGTGGCCACCGGCGAATGTAAGGCATATTGAGGAGATATTCCAAACAAGCTAGTAAAAATGTGTCTCCATGCTTTTTGTGTTACTTCGTACAcatgctgaaaaaaacatgaccAACATTtgactaaaaacaaaacaatctgaGTAATCTCTGATTAGCTAACTGAGTACctgaccccttgtgctttaaacaattattattgttcacaacttggggAGGATACTGGAAATAATAcaagagaacaaacacacaagtgcagttagaattcagtccatgctggatatttcaccaagtgagcaatctttctgacaagatacataattcagagaagcttttgtcaAAAGTCATTGCATTctttacaaacaactggccagtatggggcttgaacccatgaccttggcgttattagcaccaagtctgaccatctgagctaaccggccagttttatagtgaggatcaactccatttattttccactgttcatctgcacagggtgaacaacagtggaagtgcagtaacaaatatcaacactatagtgctttaagtaaaaactgaaatgctggatgtggtgtacacacaatggaaaaaaaacctccaacaattgactaagacaaaaacaagtcttaatgtatgaagttgcttttctattccatatttCTGGGGTTCAAAAacccttttgctttaaactatcattttATTCTTCACAACTTgaagaggatacaggcaataatagttagtgaaaaAACAGGTGCAggtagaattcagtccatgctgaatatttcaccaagtgagcaatcttcccgacatccattattcagagaagctttcttgaaatggctttgcatttgttacaaacaactggccagtatggggtttgaacccatgaccttggcgttattagcaccacgctctgaccatctgagctaaccggccatttatagagtgaggatagactccattttttattccagtgatcattttgcacagggaaaacaacagtagaagtgcagtacgattaggtgaatgagtcactatgcgttttttggatatttagtacacatacacatggttaaaaaaaaaaacttcaataaagtaagatatttcatagaacaatctttcggccaagtattttaattcagagaagcttttataaatgattggatcttgATGAGTTCAATCTtagatgagagaactaagaccacgtggcctaatggacaaggcgtctgactttgaatcagaagattgagggttcgagtcccttcgtggttgaaagtccctcaatttacaaaaatatatgcagtgtagtgccttaagaaagaactgaaatgctatatgtggtctacacacaatgacaaatccttcacaccaaaacaagtcatactgtatgaaatgcttttctattccatatctcaggggttcaagacaccttgtgctttaaactatcatattattgttcacaacttggagaggatacaggcaataatagttagtgaagaaacaggtggagTTAGAATTcggtccatgctggatatttcaccaatcttcctgacatccattattcagagaagctttcgtgaaatggctttgcatctgttacagaaaaatggcccgtatggggtttgaacccatgaccttggcgttattagcaccacgctctgaccatctgagctaaccggccatttatagagtgaggatagactccatttattttccagtgttcatctgcacagtgaaaacaacagtagaagtgcagtacgattaggtgaatgagtcactatgcgttttttggatatttagtacacatacacatggttaaaaaaaaaaaacttcaataaagtaagatatttcatagaacaatctttcggccaagtattttaattcagagaagcttttataaatgattggatctcgatgagttcaaccttagatgagagaactaagaccacgtggcctaatggacaaggcgtctgacttcgaatcagaagattgagggttcgagtcccttcgtggttgaaagtccctcaatttacaaaaatatctaaagaaaaaactgaaatgctaaagccttaagaaaaaactgaaatgctatatgtggtctacacacaatgacaaatccttcacaccaaaacaagtcatactgtatgaagtgcttttctattccatatctcaggggttcaagacaccttttgctttaaactatcatattattgttgttcacaacttggagaggatacaggcaataatagttagtgaagaaacaggtgcagttagaattcagtccatgcttgatatttcaccaagtgagcaatcttcctgacatccattattcagagaagctttcgtgaaacggctttgcatctgttacaaacaactggccagtatggggcttgaacccatgaccttggcgttattagcaccacgctctgaccatctgagctaaccggccacgtatatagtgaggatcaactccatttattttccagtgttcatctgcacagggtgaacaacagtggaagtgcagtaacaaatatcaacagtatagtgctttaagtaaaaactgaaatgctggatgtggtgtacacacaatgaaaaaaaaccctccaacCATTGACTTAGaccaaaacaaatcttaatgtattaagttgcttttctattcaaTATCTCAgtggttcaagaccccttgtgctttaaactatcatattattgttcacaacttggagaggatacaggcaataatagttagtgaagaaacaggtggagTTAGAATTcggtccatgctggatatttcaccaagtgagcaatcttcctgacatccataattcagagaagcttttgtgaaatggcattgccactgttacagaaaaatggccagtatggccttggcgttattagcaccacgctctgaccatctgagctaaccggccatttatagagtgaggatagactccattttttattccagtgatcattttgcacagggaaaac
The genomic region above belongs to Pleuronectes platessa chromosome 4, fPlePla1.1, whole genome shotgun sequence and contains:
- the LOC128438901 gene encoding leucine-rich repeat-containing protein 18-like yields the protein MPKGKEVKGNKITLKIAKKEIRMTPDGHRRLTLSNMGITIFPKCLLKLTNFDELDLSRNLIRKLPDSFGNFSSLRWLDLHSNKLESVPESIGNLVVLSHLNLSNNFLTSGGLPSTLGSLISLKCLNLGMNKLDNLPPTLVALGSLQEFCLFDNLFINLPDFLHILQNLTKLNTKRNPLSYVQEDGETLLQKKSKPEEEMYLVCEKSLCRPCFTRCKEQRERLTGGEVSNMIEEKKIRIYAGLMVPNSVAALNQDVWRIRQVEQETIK